One Cytophagia bacterium CHB2 genomic window, GCGCTTCGCAGTTGGCGCAGGGTGTTACCTTCCAATAAGGCAATGTAAAGGTTGGTTTCACGCATCACCCGTTCAGCAAATTCGCGGGCAGCGCGGCCGATTCGCCCTGTCGTTACGATTAAAATGACGTTGGTTTTGATAACTTGGGCCACACCTACTTCCTTGGCGACGTCGTCAAGGGTGGCCTGAGCAGTGTTTTTGCATTGTATTTGCCACCGGCTGAAAACCAGATTTTTGCCTTCCATAATGACGTCTATTTCCGCTCCGCCGGTCTGACTGCTTCGTACGCGCCATTGAACGAAATCGAGCATCAGCAATCGTCCTAGATAAAAAGCCAATGCTTCTAACGCCATCCCCTTAAGATGCCTGGATTCGTTATCCAATCCCTGCAAAATTTCCGCAAAAGGCATCCTGATCAATCTGCGGTACTGGATGCCGACAGATTCTTCGGTAGCCGCCAAAATTGGCTCCAAGAATTCATTCCTCAACTTTTCAGTTGGCCGAACAACGTATGGCTTCGCACCTTGTCCCGTGGTAGTCTTTTCGCATTCGATCAACCCCGCATCTCGCAAAGCAAAAAGGGTCGATTGTGGCAAGCCACCCTCCGGAAACTCAACTCCGAATAACCGCGTCGCATAGGCGGCTACTCTATTAGATAGGGCTTCGTCTTCGTTCAACCGCGCGAACGCACGGGCAAAGGCTCGCTGCTCCGGCGTTAAAGTGGAATAACGCTCAACATCATCTGTTGAAATACCGTGGAGGAGAAATTCAATTCTGGCTCGCCGAGGCGTCCAATTTTCAACGACACCCGCCTGCGCCAGCCACTGGCGCATGCCGTTAGCGTGCGTTCCGTTTGGTGGATGGTATATACCCCGTGAACGCAACTCCTTAACGATCAGTTGCTTCGTTGGTCGACGATTAGCCGCAATTAAGTCTTCAATACACGCGAGCACTTCCAAACCGCGCAAGTTCAACAGGATATGTCTGGCAAAAACGGCGTACATTTCTTCAGCATTTCCCTCGTTAGCCAGCATCAGCATCTGCACGCCAGTGGGGGTCAAGGCGGCATACGTGGGATCACCGCGCGGCTTGTCAAGCAATCCATACTCCGACATTGCCAGGACCGTGTTGTTAGCCAGATCAAGGGCATCCTTGCTGGTAGCGAAAAATTTGGCGGCTATGTTTTGCTGAATCTGCTGCCTATTGGGTTGGGAGGCCTCAATGAGCCGTAGCAGATCAGGCAAAGGTGTCTGGACAGGAGAAAATTGGCTTGAATTTGGTAAATCCGATTTCATCTGATTGGTTTATTCATCAATCTCGACCGCCGATTCACTTGCGTGTTGCCCATTTGTCTGTGGACGGCTGCGTCCCCCATCATCAGGCAGGCGCTCCGCGCCGTTTTCAACACCATACCAGCGAACGGCCGGATTTCCGCTCTCGTACGCGCTGGGTTGATCCGCTTCCGCAGTGGCCGACCGCCAGCCTTCAGGCGTAAACCGACCCAATGCCCCAAGAATGTATTCTTCCTCTATTTCACAACACGTCCAGCGGCGTTGCAGCCGCTCCGCGACTTCACCCGCTATACAACTGCCGGCAAACGGATCAAAAACGTGGTCGTCAACGTCGGTCAACATCCGAATGAAGTATTCGGGCAGCTTTGCAGGGAATCGGGCCGGATGAGGCTTGAGACCCTTTTCGCGACAATAGCGCAAATAGTAAGAATTGCTCTCCGTGTTGGGTGCGGCGATCAAGTTGGGTGGAATAGCTCCGTCATTGTCTCTTTGAAACTTGTTGCTGATGTCGTGACCACTAGGACGACGCTTGGGGCGATACCCGTTTGCCAATAGTTCCTTCATTGAATTGCTGTAAGGCGTTAGCACACGGCGATTGCTCGCTCGCGGCCAGGGAGTCTTCGAAAGCCAATAAATGCTATTGACTGCATCTTTGACCCTCACCCGACGCACGTTCACCCATTCAGCCGGAGTCGGTAACTTGGAAGGGTTCCACCAATAAAACTCCTGAGCCAGATGAAATCCCAATTCACGGCAGAGCATGATGAGTAGCTCAAAGTGGTATAAACTGCGTGTTGGCTGGCCGGGAATCCAGGAACCACCGATGTCGATTACCAGAGAACCGGTCGGTTTCAGAATTCGATAAAATTCCTTGCCAAATTCCTTGAACCAAGCAACGTAATCCTCCTGCGCTTCATTGCCGTAATCCTTCTTTCTGAGCAAGGCAAATGGCGGGCTGGTAATAATCAGATCGATTGAATTTTCATCGAGCGCGTGGCTCATGAATTCCAGCGAATCCCCCTGGAAGATACGCCCGTAGAGTGTTTGAAGTTTAAGACTCACGGT contains:
- a CDS encoding site-specific DNA-methyltransferase, encoding MNSTVSLKLQTLYGRIFQGDSLEFMSHALDENSIDLIITSPPFALLRKKDYGNEAQEDYVAWFKEFGKEFYRILKPTGSLVIDIGGSWIPGQPTRSLYHFELLIMLCRELGFHLAQEFYWWNPSKLPTPAEWVNVRRVRVKDAVNSIYWLSKTPWPRASNRRVLTPYSNSMKELLANGYRPKRRPSGHDISNKFQRDNDGAIPPNLIAAPNTESNSYYLRYCREKGLKPHPARFPAKLPEYFIRMLTDVDDHVFDPFAGSCIAGEVAERLQRRWTCCEIEEEYILGALGRFTPEGWRSATAEADQPSAYESGNPAVRWYGVENGAERLPDDGGRSRPQTNGQHASESAVEIDE
- a CDS encoding restriction endonuclease, with translation MKSDLPNSSQFSPVQTPLPDLLRLIEASQPNRQQIQQNIAAKFFATSKDALDLANNTVLAMSEYGLLDKPRGDPTYAALTPTGVQMLMLANEGNAEEMYAVFARHILLNLRGLEVLACIEDLIAANRRPTKQLIVKELRSRGIYHPPNGTHANGMRQWLAQAGVVENWTPRRARIEFLLHGISTDDVERYSTLTPEQRAFARAFARLNEDEALSNRVAAYATRLFGVEFPEGGLPQSTLFALRDAGLIECEKTTTGQGAKPYVVRPTEKLRNEFLEPILAATEESVGIQYRRLIRMPFAEILQGLDNESRHLKGMALEALAFYLGRLLMLDFVQWRVRSSQTGGAEIDVIMEGKNLVFSRWQIQCKNTAQATLDDVAKEVGVAQVIKTNVILIVTTGRIGRAAREFAERVMRETNLYIALLEGNTLRQLRSA